The following proteins come from a genomic window of Malus sylvestris chromosome 4, drMalSylv7.2, whole genome shotgun sequence:
- the LOC126618791 gene encoding zinc finger protein ZAT4-like, which produces MERHRCKLCSRAFANGRALGGHMKAHLATFPLPPKTHQLTESDSSSSSSSGEEPEEEEQHLQEEEGEEKGLIYGLRENPKRSFRLADPEFSFVDAGSVIQDRESETESRNPTRRRSKRNRRSFVVVTENLQSQNLEMKKKTTLTISTPPRLAESPPPAAEPEPVSSVSDTSPEEDVAMCLMMLSRDVWMVRLNDHQRADQSVQAQEQQGKQEVAEKLDGIKLKKLRGKNRCEKCNKLFRSFQAMCGHKKICFRNEEEAINNAGGEKLFECPFCYKIFGSGQALGGHKRSHLSGSSRSMVVSVAAKTEVREGFIDLNLPAPEEDDDFSVLSDA; this is translated from the coding sequence ATGGAGAGGCACAGATGCAAGCTTTGCTCTAGGGCGTTTGCTAATGGCAGAGCATTGGGTGGTCACATGAAGGCTCACCTCGCAACATTTCCTCTTCCACCCAAAACCCACCAACTCACTGAGTCCGACTCGTCTTCGTCTTCCTCCTCCGGCGAAgaaccagaagaagaagagcagcatttacaagaagaagaaggagaggaaAAGGGTTTGATTTATGGGCTGAGAGAGAACCCAAAGAGGAGTTTCCGGCTTGCAGATCCTGAGTTTTCTTTTGTTGATGCTGGGTCGGTGATTCAAGACAGGGAGAGTGAGACCGAGTCAAGAAACCCAACTCGAAGACGATCCAAGCGGAACCGGAGATCATTCGTTGTTGTTACAGAGAATCTGCAGAGCCAGaatttggagatgaagaaaaaaaCCACGTTGACAATCTCAACACCGCCGCGTTTGGCCGAGTCTCCTCCTCCGGCGGCTGAGCCAGAACCGGTGAGCTCGGTCTCCGATACTTCTCCGGAAGAAGATGTTGCTATGTGCCTTATGATGCTGTCAAGAGATGTGTGGATGGTAAGATTAAATGATCATCAGCGAGCAGATCAATCGGTTCAAGCTCAAGAACAACAGGGTAAACAAGAAGTAGCTGAGAAGTTGGACGGGATCAAATTGAAGAAACTTCGAGGGAAGAACCGGTGTGAGAAATGCAACAAACTGTTTCGATCTTTTCAAGCAATGTGCGGACACAAAAAGATTTGTTTTCGCAACGAGGAGGAAGCAATCAACAATGCAGGTGGTGAGAAGCTGTTTGAGTGCCCGTTTTGTTACAAAATATTTGGTTCCGGTCAAGCTCTTGGCGGCCACAAAAGATCTCACCTTTCGGGTTCTTCCAGATCAATGGTTGTATCAGTGGCTGCAAAAACTG